The Natronosalvus caseinilyticus genome includes a region encoding these proteins:
- the cas4 gene encoding CRISPR-associated protein Cas4 — protein sequence MSDGPVTRLLATARGDAVDDPFRVTGVMMQYYYVCERELWFESRNIEIDRENASVARGTRVDESSYGERTQENLRLGMISPDLLEDGRVVEVKPSSALTEPARMQLSYYLWYLDRVMDVQREGVLAHPTERRREEVSLDEDRREKVESAIRSIHAIVTAERPPEATEKPYCESCAYYDFCWV from the coding sequence GTGAGTGACGGCCCCGTCACTCGGCTGTTGGCGACAGCTCGAGGCGACGCCGTCGACGATCCGTTCCGCGTCACCGGAGTGATGATGCAGTACTACTACGTCTGTGAACGCGAGCTCTGGTTCGAGAGTCGGAACATCGAGATCGACCGAGAAAACGCGAGCGTCGCCCGGGGAACTCGTGTCGACGAATCCTCCTACGGCGAGCGTACACAGGAGAATCTGCGGTTGGGGATGATCTCCCCCGACTTACTCGAGGACGGACGGGTGGTCGAGGTGAAGCCTTCCTCGGCACTGACTGAGCCGGCCCGCATGCAGCTCTCGTACTACCTTTGGTACCTTGATCGAGTGATGGACGTACAGCGCGAAGGCGTATTGGCGCATCCAACCGAACGCCGACGTGAGGAAGTATCGTTAGACGAGGATCGACGCGAGAAAGTCGAGTCGGCGATCCGTAGTATTCACGCAATCGTGACCGCGGAGCGTCCACCGGAAGCCACCGAGAAGCCATACTGTGAGTCGTGCGCCTACTACGACTTCTGTTGGGTCTGA
- the cas1b gene encoding type I-B CRISPR-associated endonuclease Cas1b produces the protein MDRNYHIFSDGRIERSEDTVRLETIDGEKKHIPVEHAEAIYLHGQIDYNTRLMSFLNDHGVAVHVFGWNDRYAGSLMPERGQTSGRTVVEQVRAYDDPERRQTIAASFVRGSIHNMRTNVTYYNSRDYDLGRVLEDLDDAVSRIDSTKDISELMGVEATARRAYYRTFDTVLPDSFSFDSREYNPPPNPVNALISFGNSLVYANCVSAIRATALDPAISYLHEPGERRYSLSLDIADLFKPVLTDRLLFRLVNRRQISRDDFRNEVGSCLLNEAGRTTFLKEFEQTLERTVEHPELNRKVSYQYLLRLEAYKLKKHLLTGEPYEPFKRWW, from the coding sequence ATGGACAGGAACTACCACATTTTTTCAGACGGACGCATCGAACGAAGCGAAGACACGGTCCGACTGGAGACTATCGACGGTGAGAAAAAACACATTCCCGTCGAGCATGCCGAAGCAATCTACCTCCACGGACAGATCGACTACAATACGCGGCTGATGTCGTTTCTCAACGACCATGGTGTCGCCGTACACGTCTTCGGCTGGAACGATCGCTACGCGGGGTCGCTGATGCCTGAACGCGGCCAAACGAGCGGGCGAACCGTTGTCGAACAGGTCCGGGCATACGACGACCCCGAGCGACGGCAGACGATCGCCGCCTCGTTCGTCCGCGGCAGTATCCACAATATGCGGACGAACGTCACATACTACAACAGTCGGGACTACGACCTCGGAAGAGTCCTCGAGGACCTGGATGACGCGGTTTCACGCATTGACAGCACGAAGGATATCTCAGAACTCATGGGCGTCGAAGCGACAGCCCGCCGGGCGTACTACCGAACGTTCGATACGGTGCTCCCCGACTCGTTCTCATTTGACAGCCGGGAGTACAACCCACCGCCGAACCCCGTGAATGCGCTCATCTCGTTCGGGAACAGTCTGGTATATGCTAACTGTGTGTCGGCGATCCGGGCTACTGCGCTCGATCCCGCAATCAGCTATCTCCACGAACCCGGAGAGCGACGCTACTCCCTCTCACTTGATATCGCTGACCTGTTCAAACCGGTGTTGACGGATCGGCTACTATTCCGGTTAGTCAACCGGAGACAGATCAGCCGTGATGATTTCCGGAATGAAGTCGGTTCCTGCCTCCTCAACGAAGCTGGACGGACAACGTTCCTGAAGGAGTTTGAACAAACGCTCGAGCGAACAGTTGAACACCCAGAACTGAACCGGAAGGTAAGCTATCAGTATCTGCTCCGGCTCGAGGCGTACAAGCTGAAAAAACACCTATTGACTGGCGAGCCATACGAGCCGTTCAAGCGGTGGTGGTAG
- the cas2 gene encoding CRISPR-associated endonuclease Cas2: protein MYVIVVYDMEADRTHLMLKLCRRYLIHVQNSVLEGEISEGDLTTMKGKIDDLLQEGESVVIYELSSDKLLNRSVYGDDPTEDSRFL from the coding sequence ATGTACGTTATCGTCGTCTACGATATGGAGGCCGACCGCACCCACCTAATGCTGAAACTATGTCGTCGGTACCTGATCCACGTCCAGAATTCAGTGCTTGAAGGTGAGATTTCGGAGGGCGATTTGACGACGATGAAAGGGAAGATAGACGATCTACTGCAAGAAGGAGAATCGGTAGTGATCTACGAACTCTCCTCAGATAAGCTATTGAACCGTTCGGTGTACGGCGATGACCCGACCGAAGACAGTCGGTTTCTCTAG
- a CDS encoding DUF7567 family protein: MSIEVIDRHSEALFEFLWCPVCGHEVFSHIPFEGVFCKNCNTRVEFQEPMEDRGYEDAVLACFDTDTAWNLHIVEKLRRDLPDGSARMKILGSPYAYEVDWWSPEPGDEWEAVERGEFDDANEPEEVSHLA; the protein is encoded by the coding sequence ATGAGTATCGAAGTCATTGACCGCCACAGCGAAGCACTGTTTGAATTCCTCTGGTGTCCAGTCTGCGGGCACGAGGTATTCAGCCACATTCCCTTCGAGGGAGTGTTCTGCAAGAATTGCAACACGCGGGTCGAGTTCCAGGAACCCATGGAAGATCGTGGCTACGAAGATGCCGTCCTCGCCTGTTTCGATACAGACACGGCCTGGAATCTCCACATCGTCGAGAAATTGCGTCGCGACCTTCCCGATGGATCCGCCCGGATGAAAATTCTCGGCTCGCCGTACGCCTACGAGGTCGATTGGTGGAGTCCGGAGCCGGGTGACGAATGGGAGGCGGTCGAACGTGGTGAGTTCGACGATGCCAATGAGCCAGAAGAGGTGTCGCATCTGGCGTAG
- a CDS encoding CBS domain-containing protein yields MDISEILSPKFTEFDIGTPLSKVAGAFENQELDAVIVTDGDEYRGVVSRRQLASSSNQPSAKVSSQAQHVPTVERTEDVREVARLMIGSGAKTLPVLDDDRVVGVVTGDAVLEAVRPFLAAVTVDDAYTTELISAAPETSIGKALNMLRDAGIAHLPVVDGDDLVGLLSLYDVIEFTTRGGNKSQGGSSSGFGGRGGGGQNRGGFGAREGDADRMLDLPVRNLMSDAVVTVERNAPLDGVVETMFERGISSLVVTADDTDEPIGIITKTDVIEALTWERDDRNAVQVFGLDLLEEMDYDDVSALIERMTSKYGEMSVIKASIELQEHKEQSRGVPLVLARIRLVTDRGYFTADGEGYGASHALRLAANAVERQLLKGKTYGQSKKHPDTDEQAQLYGWWLGG; encoded by the coding sequence ATGGATATATCTGAGATCCTCTCCCCAAAATTCACGGAGTTCGACATCGGCACACCGCTCTCGAAGGTCGCCGGGGCGTTCGAGAATCAGGAACTTGATGCCGTCATCGTAACAGACGGCGACGAGTATCGCGGTGTCGTTAGCCGCCGACAGCTGGCATCGTCGTCCAACCAGCCGTCTGCGAAGGTTAGCTCACAGGCACAGCACGTCCCAACTGTCGAGCGCACCGAGGATGTCCGCGAGGTCGCGCGGCTCATGATCGGTAGCGGCGCCAAAACACTCCCCGTACTCGATGACGATCGTGTTGTCGGTGTGGTGACCGGCGATGCGGTCCTCGAGGCTGTCCGTCCGTTTCTCGCCGCAGTGACCGTCGACGATGCCTACACAACGGAGTTGATCAGTGCGGCCCCTGAAACCTCGATCGGAAAAGCGCTCAATATGCTTCGGGACGCTGGGATCGCCCATCTCCCAGTCGTCGACGGGGACGACCTCGTGGGACTGCTGAGCCTGTACGACGTCATCGAGTTCACGACGCGAGGCGGCAACAAGAGCCAAGGTGGTTCGTCGAGCGGCTTCGGTGGCCGCGGCGGTGGCGGGCAGAACCGTGGTGGATTCGGCGCACGCGAGGGCGACGCCGACCGGATGCTCGATCTCCCGGTACGGAACCTGATGTCCGACGCAGTCGTGACAGTAGAGCGGAACGCACCGCTCGACGGGGTGGTCGAGACGATGTTCGAGCGAGGAATCTCCTCACTCGTCGTCACGGCCGACGACACCGACGAGCCGATCGGTATCATCACGAAAACGGACGTCATCGAGGCGCTCACCTGGGAGCGCGATGACCGGAACGCCGTGCAGGTGTTCGGGCTCGACCTGCTGGAGGAGATGGACTACGACGACGTCTCCGCGCTGATCGAGCGCATGACCTCGAAGTACGGTGAGATGAGCGTGATCAAGGCCAGCATCGAACTGCAGGAGCACAAGGAACAGAGCCGGGGTGTGCCGCTAGTGCTGGCACGGATTCGACTGGTCACCGACCGCGGCTACTTCACTGCCGATGGGGAGGGGTACGGTGCTTCCCACGCCCTCCGTCTCGCAGCGAACGCTGTCGAACGTCAACTCCTCAAGGGGAAAACCTACGGCCAGTCGAAGAAGCATCCCGACACTGACGAGCAGGCACAGCTCTATGGCTGGTGGCTTGGCGGGTAA
- a CDS encoding HalOD1 output domain-containing protein: MTSTESVQRRYDWSNMEPSIAVIDALASLEDVRPVNLSDEIGGTLCDFVDPEALDALVTDENAISISFTITEYEVHIDEDKLQVYYE, from the coding sequence ATGACATCGACTGAGTCGGTTCAGCGGCGATATGATTGGTCGAATATGGAGCCGAGCATAGCCGTCATCGATGCGCTTGCATCCCTGGAAGACGTACGGCCAGTTAACCTCTCAGACGAAATAGGCGGTACTCTATGTGATTTTGTTGATCCGGAAGCGCTTGATGCACTCGTTACCGACGAGAACGCCATATCGATTTCGTTCACGATCACTGAGTATGAGGTGCACATCGACGAAGATAAGTTGCAAGTCTATTACGAGTAA